Within Acinetobacter sp. LoGeW2-3, the genomic segment AATCTGATATGCAAATGACTTTAACCAAACTTGCCAGTGCCCTGCTCCTCGGGAGTTCACTGGTCGGTTGTGCGGCAGTGGTGAAAACCCCCTATGAACAGCCAAGTGTCGCTGTGCCTGGCAGTTTTCAGAATAACACTGCGCTAAGCAAGCAAATCTATGATGAGGTATTGGCTGATCAGTGGTGGACCTTATTTAAAGATCCACAGCTGAATGCGCTTGTTGGTGATGTATTAACACGTAATAGCAATCTTGCCGTAGCCGGAATTAACCTGCAACAGACACGTATTCAGGCTCGACAAACTCAAAGCCAGCAAGGTGTACGCATTGGTGATGCTGGACTGACCACGCGTAGAAGTTTTGAGTTAGAGGGCGGTGATAGTTCATCTAGTCTGGGGGTCAATTTTCCTGGTCTAAGCTATGAACTGGATCTGTTTGGTAAACTCGCCAATCAAACTGAAGCTTCGCGCTGGGAAGCCTTGGCTACTGAACAGGACTTGCAGGCAACGGCGCAAAGTCTGATTGGAACAACGGCACAACTTTACTGGCAATTGGCTTATTTAAATGAACGCTATAGCGTGGTACAGCAAAACCTGGCAACGGCGCAGAAGACTTATGATCTGGTTCGCGTGCAATATCGTGCTGGCGCAGTTTCTGGACTAGATCTGACTCAGGCTGAACAAGCCATTCAGAGTCAGCAATCCACTTTGAGCCAGATCGAACAGCAGCGCGTTGAAACACGTACTGCACTTGCAGTGCTTATGAATATGCCGGTACAGCAGCTTTCGATTCAGGAACCACAACGTCTACCGAATATTGCCTTGCCGACGATTGCAGCCGGCTTGCCTGCAAGTTTACTGTCACGTCGTCCAGATCTGAATGCTGCTGAGCTGCGCTTACGTAAAGCGCTCGCAAATAAAGATGCCAACAAGGCCAGTTATTATCCATCGATCAGCCTGACCGGTAGCTTGAGCACGGGTATTGGTACTAGTTCATCCTTATCAGATGCGCTAAAAAACCCTGTTGCGACATTAGGTGCAGGTTTGACTCTGCCCTTCCTGCAATGGAATGACATGAAGCGTGATTTAAAAGTGAATGAGCTGGAATATGAGAAAGCGATTATTCAGTATCGCCAGACCATTTATGAAGCTTTTGCCGATGTTGAAAATGCCTTGTCCAATCGGACTGAACTGAGCAAACAGGTTGAACTGCAACGCCGTAATGTCGAGCTGGCAGAGAGGACTGAACGTTTAACTGAAGTTCGTTATCGTAACGGTGCAATTGCCTTGAAAAATCTACTGGATGCTCAGGAAACCACACGTAATGCACGTCTCAGTCTGGTGCAAACGCGTCAAAATCAATACAACGCTTATGTCACCTTGATGCAGGCGCTGGGTGGTAGCCCAATCAAGCAATTACCATAATCTTCAAAATCTTCAAATAAAAAAACCGCTGCCTCGGCAGCGGTTTTTTTATGCTAATTTGTTATTCATTTGCAGATAGGCATTTAAATTGTTCAGCTGTTCCTGTGAAGCCGCATGTCCCAGTAAGCTTCCCTTCTCAAGCCATGCTCGGGCAGTTATTACATCACGTTCTACGCCAATCCCTTTGGTATATACACGGCCCAGATGACTATAAGCATCGGCATTCACCTGTGCAGCAGCTTTACGATAGAGCTGAATCGCTTGATCCATATTGGCGTCAATACCAACACCTTGTTCCATGGCTTCACCCAGTGCATTCATGGCCATCGCATTTTTCTGCTCTGCTGCCTGTTTTAAATAATTCAGACCTAAAGCAATGCCTTGCGCTACATCTTGACCTTTAAGATACATTATACCGAGTTGAGCTTGCGCCTGAGCATGACCGAGTTGTGCTGCCTGATGTAAGTAACGTTTGGCTTGGTCTTCATCTATGGCAAATACCGGATATTGACCAGAAAGTGCCTGATACAGATACCAGGCAGCTTCAGCTGAGCCTTTACTCACGGCTTGATTCAGGTATTGAATCGCTTTCTCACGGTTCGGTAATGGATACTCAGGCAGACTATAGAAACGACCCACGACATAAACCAGATCAGCTTCAGACTGTGCGGCGATATTCCAATGCTGTAGCGCGACCTGCTGGATGATGTGAGTGGCTTTAGCCGTATCCTTTGCTGTACCGATGCCATGCAGATAGCATAAAGCTAAGCCCATCTGGCTATAGAAGTCATTTGGCTCGATCTCGGCAGCAACCTGATACAAGCTAAACGCTTTTTCAGGCTCATCCGCGACCAGATAAGATTCATAATATAAGGCTGCAATCACGCTCAAGGCTTGAGGAAATTGAATGTTGGCAGCCTCACTCCAATAGCGAAATGCCATGGTTTCATTCTTCTCAACAAACCAGCCATGAAAATAGGCCAAGCCAAGTAAAGTCTTGGCTTGAGCATCTTTATGCTCATAAGACTGCTGTTGCAAATGCTGCAAGATCCGCTGACGTTGATCGACATCAATCGTACCGAGCAATACACCAGCATAATAGTCATACAGACCTTCCTGATCCCCCAGATTAATGCTTTGTTTGATAAAACGTAAAGCTTGTGTCTGATCCTGCGGCAAGATATTGCCTTCAGCATACAACTTAGCAATCTGTTTGGTTGCTTCAAGATGATCTTGCTGCGCAGCCAGAAACAGGTTATGGATTCCTAAACTTAAATCTTGGGCAGTACCTTCTGCCAAATAGTGTTGTGCCACCTGGTACTGCGAACCCGCATGTCCCTGATCAGCATTCTGAATCAAGAGTTGTAGACGATGCTGTTCTGCCGCATCTTGAGTCGGTTCGGACAGTTCGGTAATTCGATACTGCGCTTCCAGATTACCGCGTGCCACAGCGTGACGATACCAATACAGTGCTTTATCGGTATCTTGATGCTGATAGCGATCAGCATCATAGATCTGTCCCAAATGATAAGCAGCTTCATCACTGCCAAGACGAAATGCATTTTCCAGTAGACTAATCGCATTTTCGATACTTTGCGGACGTCCCAAACCTTTGAGCTGCATCAGCCCCATGCCTACATAGGCTTGAGGAATTTCCTGCTGCTGGGCTAAATCCTGATAGATCTGATAGCCACGCTCATAGTTTGGCTGATATGCATCTGAACTCAACCGATCTGCAAGTTTGAGCTGTGCCTCAATCTGTTCAATCCACAGGTCATGTTGCACTGCCCTGGCTTGATCCCGTGTTACTGGGTCAGGACGCTTCCACATCCAGATTCCCAACGCCACGATCCCCAAAATCAGTACCAGTAAGAACCACATAGCTGCTCCCTGACATTGTTTTTTGTTATATGAATATAGTCTTCATTCTAAACGCAAGCACAAAAAAAGCACAGAGACTGTGCTTTTTTATTTTGTGAATCAGGCTTTTGCTCGCTTCATATCCAGCTTTTTCAGCACTTCTGATACTGCGACCATAGCAAAGCTAGACGTCACTACCACCGCAGAACCATAACCACCACAACGCAAACCTGCACTTGGGCAAACATCAGCACTGGAGAATGGATTATCAATTGAATAAACACATGTAATACCAAATTTTTCTTTTGGTTTTTTACAGATGCCTTTAGCGCGTAGTTGGGCACGCAATTTAGCCAGCATTGGGTCTTGTTCAGTTCTTGATAAATCTGCAACACGGATTTTTAATGGATCTAACTTACCGCCTGCACCACCGGAAACAATCAATGGAATCTTGTTAAAACGGCAATGTAGCATCAAGGCAAACTTGGCTTTCACGTCATCGATACAGTCCAGAATAATGTCAGGATTTCCTGCCAGGATTTCTTTGACATTTTCGGGAGTGAGATAATCGTCAATCAAGTTTACTTTGATACGTGGGTTAATCGCTCGACAACGCTCAGCCATGATTTCAATTTTTTCACGACCTAAAGTTGTGGTCATGGCAGGTAGCTGGCGGTTGATATTCGATGCAGCCACCACATCCATATCAACGATGGTCAGTTCGCCGATACCAGTACGTGCCAATGCTTCAACTGCCCAAGAACCGACACCGCCAATACCGATCACCATCACATGACTGTTTTCATAATGATGAAAGCTATCATCGCCATAAATTTTGGCGACACCAGCGAAACGGCGGTCATATTCATCATCTTGAAGGAGATCAGTCATAAGTCATCAATAGCAAGAAAAACACCGAGGCATTTTAGCAAATTCATAGCGGGTTTACTGCCACTAAAATTCAGATACAAAATCAGTCAAAAAAGCATTCTTGTACCGTCAATAAACACGTAAAATCGATCAAATTATATTCATTAGTAAAATCATCACAATAGATCTTTTTCATAAACCAAAAATGATCTTTATATTCATATTTAAATGGATATTGAAAGTTCCTTCTTCCTCTGGGAGAAGGTTAGGATGAGGGATATTTCTTAAATATAACCTCTCCTACAAGGAGAGGGGAATTTCATTTTAATGATTAAAAAATGATTTATGAAAGGACCCTAATAACCAAAATATTTTAATTATTATCAGCTTAAAAGGGAGTTGGATCAGCATGTTATTTAACGCCCTTTTTGCCCTGATGGTTATTCTGTACCTGCTTTATGTTTATGGCTTAGTCTTTAAAAAGCAGAAAAATTATTATCTCAGTATCATGATCCGCTTACTGACTTTGGGATTATTCATCTTGATTATCTTCGATCAACATGAAACTCAGACTCATCTTATTTTGGTGTTACTGACATGGGTACTGTTTGAAAGCAGCGAGAATTTTTATAATAAAAAGCTATCTTCAAGCAAATAAAAAAAAGAGGCTAACGCCTCTTTTCAAACCATTCTAAATTAGTCTTTATTCATGATAAAGAAATATTCGCGGTAGTATTTGAGTTCAGCAATCGAATCACGAATGTCATCCATCGCCAAGTGCGATGCGTTCTTTTTCAAGCCACCCATGATTTCTGGACGCCAGCGTTTCGCAAGCTCTTTCACAGAAGACACATCCAGATTACGGTAATGGAAGAACTGTTCCAGTTCAGGCATTAAACGGTGCATGAAACGGCGATCTTGACAGATCGAGTTACCACACATCGGAGAAGTTTTAGGATTCACCCATTTTTTCAAGAATTCTAAAGTTTGTAGTTCTGCATCTCGTGCAGTCAATTTACTACGACGTACACGCTCAATCAGACCTGACTGACCATGTTGACGTGTGTTCCACTCATCCATCGCATTTAACAGAATTGGAGACTGGTGAATTGCAAGGACAGGGCCTTCTGCAAGAATATTTAAATTATCGTCTGTCACAATAGTCGCAATTTCAATAATCTGGTCGTTGTCTGTATCCAGACCTGTCATTTCCAGGTCAATCCAAATCAGGCGGCTATCCGGGGTGCTGCTCATAAATGTGCAATCTTATTAGGCTATAAAACATTTATAGTAGCAAATTTATTAGCTCGATGCTGTAACTGACACCCTGCTTCATGCTATTTTTGCCATCTCCCTCCCATGGTTTTTTAGGATTTGAATGGCTTTAATACGTAAACGTCGTTTAACTGAACAACAACAACGTCGTATTCAAAAACAGCACAAAACGCGTCAGGAAGAGATTGATACCTCTCAAGACCTGGAAGGACTGGTCGTGCAGCATTATGGCCGCCAGCTTGAAGTCCAGGCTCTCTCGGTTCCTGAACAGCATCCTGAAAAACCTGTGGTGGCTGATGGTGAACCTGAGCCCTTCTGGAAAGAGATTGAACTAGGCAGTGTGTGGCGCTGCCATACCCGGACCAATCTTGAATTGCTGGTCACTGGCGACCGCGTCAAATGGCAGGCCGATCCGAATACTGGACTCGGCATTATCACGGCGATTCATCCACGTAAATCACTGCTGACCCGCCCAGACCGCTATCATAAGGTCAAACCGGTCGCAGCCAATATTTCCCTGATCGTGATCGTGTTTGCACCATTGCCAGAACCAGCACCTGGCTTAATTGACCGTTATCTGGTGGCGTGTGCTGATGCAGAGATTCCAGCATTATTAGTACTGAATAAATCAGACTTGCTCAAAGACAATGATCCAATTCTGGATCTGCTCAAAGAATATGAAAATTTGGGTTATGAAGTGATGCAAACCCAATCTGATGGCGATCTGACTGAACTGTCCGCTCGTCTGAATGAGGAAACTGTGGCTTTTGTGGGTCAATCTGGTGTAGGTAAAAGCACCCTGATCAATGCCATCGTGCCGGATGCAGCACAGAAGACCAATATCATTTCAGAAAATTCGGCACTGGGTCAGCACACCACGACGTCAACACGTTTAATTTCCTTTGGTGATGGTGCAGCCTTGATCGACTCCCCTGGGATCCGTGAATTTGGCCTATGGCATCTGCCTTTGGACAAAGTGCAAACTGGTTTTCCGGAAATTGAAAATCTGCTGGGACACTGTCAGTTCCGTAACTGTACGCATAAGCATGAAAAACAATGTGCTTTACGTCAGGCGGCAAGTTCAGGTGAAATTCTGCCGCGTCGTTTGGACAGCTATCTGCGATTAATTGATGAAATCACGGAAGCTCAACAAAAAAATTGATATTCTTAAGCTTTAGCCCTTGAAGCGGTGATTTTGATCACCATATTTATGAGCTATACTCTTGGCAATTTTGAAATTGTAATTAGGTGAATTGTGGAACGTTGGTTCGAGTTTATGGGGAATCACCCCTTCTTGTTTGGTGCACTTGCAGCATTGGTGGTTTTGTTCTTCATTATCGAAGGTCAACGTAACGGTCGTAAGATTTCTCCGCAATCGCTGGGAATTCTGGTTAAGGCAAAAAATGCCATGCTGATCGACCTGCGTGATGCCAAAGATTTCCGTGAAGGTCATATCAGCGGTAGCCGCAATATTCCATACAGCCAAATTACTAAACATGTTGAAGAGTTAAAAACAGCAGATCGCCCATTGGTGTTCATTTGTAATCTGGGTCAGGTTGCAGGCACTGCGCTACAACAAGTCGGTCATGCAGATGCTTACCGTCTTGATGGCGGTATTAGCAACTGGAAAGCCCAAGGCTTACCTCTGGTGAAAAGTAAATAATTTACGATCAGGAGATTCATTCATGGCTGAAGTCATTATCTATTCAACGACTGTGTGTCCATACTGTGTCCGTGCAAAACAGCTCCTTGAGCGTAAGGGCGTAGAATATAAAGAAATCAATCTGTCTAAAGAAGATCCACAGGTTCGTCTTGATTTGATGCAACGTACCAATCACCGTACAGTGCCACAGATTTTTATCAATGAACAATTTATCGGCGGTTTTGATCAGCTTTACGCTTTAGAGCGTGAAGGCAAACTCGACGAATTACTGGCTTAAGCTACTAAAACCCATCTCATATCAAGGATTAAAGAATGAGTGAAGAACAACAAGCTCAACCACAATTGGCATTAGAGCGTATTTATACTAAAGACATTTCTTTTGAAGTACCTGGGGCACAAGTTTTTACCAAGCAATGGCAACCTGAGCTGAACATCAACCTTTCTTCTTCTGCAGAAAAGATTGATCCAACTCACTTTGAAGTTGCTTTGAAAGTTGTCGTGCAAGCAAACAACGAAGGTGACACAGCATTTATCGTTGACGTAACGCAAGCAGGGATCTTCCTGATTGATAGCGTTGAAGAAGAGCGTCTGCCTTACATTCTTGGTGCTTACTGCCCGAACATCCTGTTCCCTTTCCTTCGTGAAGCGGTAAATGATCTGGTAACTAAAGGTAGCTTCCCACAATTGCTACTTACACCGATCAACTTCGATGCTGAATTCGAGGCCAACATGCAACGTGCACAAGCTACTGCTGTTGAAGGTCAAGCTTAATCACTTGATCCTGAATCGAAAAAGACCGCAAGTGCGGTCTTTTTTATTTCTTATTATTTAAAGTTCTGATGACCTTGTTTTTTAATGGCATCAATTTTTTCTACAGATTGCTTTGCCTGTTCAAGCTGCCCTGCCTCAGTCAAAGCTTGCGCTTGTTTTAACTCACTGATTAACTGATTCAATAAGCTATGATAACTATACAGTTGTGGATCTTCTGGACTCGCTTTTTTGAGTGATTTTGGGCTGGTCTTCTGTGCATCCAAAGCTGCCTGATTCATTTTTTCTAAAGCGTCTAATGCTACTTTCGGATCTGTCGTGTTCTGGAATGTTTTATAGTTAGAATTTAAGGCATACATGTCCATTCTAAGGCTTTTCGCCATGACACTGCTATTCATTGTCCCGCCTAACAAACAGAGAATCGTTAAACTAAGAATTCTTAACATGGGAATTTCCTTAATCATTTTTCAGTTATTCTTGTTTTTTTAGATTATGCACGCAAGTCTATTCATCTATAAACTTAAGTAATTTATTTCAAAATAGATTTTCTATTTCATTTAAACAAATACTACAAATACAAAAACCCCTCAATCGAGGGGTTTTCATTGCTCAAAATAAGTATTTAAAAAACTTATTCTGCATCCAGCATTAGTTCAGCACTCATGCCTACTGTGTTATAACCGGCATCAACATACATGATTTCACCAGTGATCCCATTTGCCCATGGTGAGCACAGGAACAATGCAGCATTACCGACATCTTCAATCGTTACATTACGTTTAAGTGGAGCCACTTTTTCGTTCAGATCCAGCATTTTACGGAAAGATTTAATACCTGACGCTGCAAGCGTGCGGATTGGACCAGCAGAGATGGCATTAACACGAATACCTTCCGCACCCAAGCTAGATGCCAGGTAACGTACGCCTGCTTCTAAAGATGCTTTTGCCAGACCCATCACGTTATAGTTTGGCATTACACGCTCAGAACCTTGATAAGTCAGGGTCAATAAACAACCTTGACGTGCAGCCAGTAATGGCTTCGCAGCACGCGCCATTGCGATAAAGCTATAAGCACTAATGTCATGCGCAATTTTGAAGCCTTCACGATCTGTTACATCAGTGAAATCACCATCTAATGTATGTGCTGGCGCAAAACCGATTGAATGCACGACACCATCCAGCCCATCCCAGTGTTTTGCCAGTTCTGCAAATGCATTGTCAATTTCTGCATCTACCGCCACATCACAAGGAAACACCAATTCAGAACCAAACTGTGCAGCGAAATCATCGACACGTTTTTTCAGTTTTTCATTTGGATAGGTAAAAGCAAGTTCTGCACCTTCACGGTGTAATGCTTGTGCAATACCAAATGCGATTGATAATTTACTTGCAATACCTGCGATCAGGAAGCGCTTACCCGCCAAAAGTCCTTGTGCCATATGAATCTCACTCAAAATAATTTATAAGCATGATGCCAAGTCTAAAGCATTTTAGAAATTGCATAATGCGCCTTTTTTCATTGGATCATAAATTAGAAATATGCTTTCCGATATATGCGAGGCTTTTATATTTAGATATCTAGATGAAAAGCCTGATGGGTATTTTTCCAGAGCTGTTCAGCCAGTTCATTTTGATCCATGTGCAAGCTCTTGGCCAAGCCTTGCAGAACATAAGGCAGATTGGCAGGCGTATTACGCGTGCGTTGTTCTTTAGAATGCTGGCAGCATAAGGGTGTCATGTCTGGACAATCAGTTTCCAACACCAGATGCTCTGCCCCAACAATCTGTACCACCTGATGCAATTTCTTGGCATTGGGATTGGTAATTTGTCCAGTAATACCTAGCTTAAACCCGAGCTTGATAAATGCTTTGGCTTCTTCAACTCCACCACCAAAGGCATGCGCAATACCACCTTGCTGGAATTTATGCGCTTTTAGCATTTTGAGTACATCGGCATGGGATTTACGGATATGCAGCAAAATCGGCTTGTCATACTGCTGTGCCAATTCAATCTGAGCGGCAAAAAAATCTTTCTGCTTCTGGAAAATTTCCAGTTGCTTATGCTGTTTCAGGAAAGTATCCAGACCGATTTCACCAATGGCAATGCAGTCTTCAGTTTTTAGAATCTGCTCCAGATCCTGCAAATGTTCCTGCTGATGCTCTTCAATATAAAACGGATGCAACCCAGGAGCTAAATAACTGCGTGGTGCATCAACTAGATTATTTAAAAAATGCTGGGTTTGAATTAGGTCCTGAAAACGCTTCTGTAAAAAGCCAATCAGAACCAGTCCCTCAACCCCAGCCTTTTTAGCTGCATAAGCCAATTGCTCCCGATCATGATCAAAATCGGGAACATCAAAATGGGTATGGGTATCAAACAGTTTCAGGCTCATTTTGCGACTTGGGCTTCTGAAGCAGCCTGTTCGGGTTTAGGCAGGTATTCTGGTTTTAAAATTCCCTGCAAATCACTATAGGGAATATTCAAACGCGGTAAGCCGACCACATAAGGCCCAATTTCATATTCTGCATATTGCAGTGCCAGACCCTGTTTGGTCAGAAAGAAATTATCCGTTAATTTAAATTTCCAGGCCTGCTCATATTCCGCAACATCAGTAGCCAATTGAGAGTCGATCACCCACGTCTTGAAGACTTCATGGGCTTTAGCTTCCAACTGTGCCTTTTGTTTTGGCAGGACAATATCATCCAGCTTGATCAGCTTTTTACTGTCCAGATCGAAGTTATAATAGTTCTGCGCAGTAGAACCATGTGCCCCGCCTAGATAATGCGTGCTGTTCAACACTACCGTTGCTAATGGATTTCCCGGATTCAAAATCTTCGGTTTAATCATCAGACTAATACTGTGATTAGCATTGAGTGCTTTCAGTTCTTTATCCAGATTCAGGAAAGTCTGCATATATGGAATGGTTTGCTTTTCCAGCTGCTGACGAGGACTCAATTGTGGTGTTGTTACAGCTGCTTCTGAAGCTGCAGATTCAGCAGAAGCTGGCTTACTAGCTATTTCAACTTTCGCTGGTGCAATCGCATCGACATCAAGCACGCCCTGCAAACGGGTTAAAATTTGTTGATCAATAAAGTCATCAATAAAACGCTGATTACTGTTCAGGCGTTCAATGGTAATTTCCGGGCAACTTTTACCATCACACTCCGGAATATCCAGTCTGAGTTTTTCAGTTTCACCCTTGAGCTGGACCAATTCAGGCTGTGCCTGAACGACTTCCGGTGGGCTAACCTCTTTGGCTTCCTTTTCTCGAGGCTGACAGGCAGTCAACAGAATCGCTGTCGCCAGTACAGACAGGCCGAATATCTTGTTATATTTTGGCATTCAATAACCTTTTGTGTTACATCACATTCCACCCGTTCTCGGGCATCAATCTTAAAACATATGCTGATACACTTCAGCTTTCAAGACCTGTTGTGTTTGTTCTTGACTAAGATAAATATCAAGTTGTTTAGCATCCTTGACAATTTCCCCACCACGATAATGCAGCCCAATCCCCTCCTGATCAAAGAACCAGTCAGCTTGCCCCCAATACAGTTTTTTCGGAGCAGTTTGTCGGACTTCTTTACTATTTTCTTTTAGCCATTTTACATAAGCATCTTGCACGATCTTGTCCATCGTGACCCGTTTTTGTGGATCAATAATTTCTAAGGCCGTCAGATTTTTTTGACTGCGGCGATCTGCCACATAAAAATAATAGCGTTCCTTCACCGTAACATTTTCCTGTTCTGTATCCACCCCAATCTGCATTAGCACATACTGATTATGCTGATAAGGGATGCGGGTATACATGGACAGTTGATAGGCTTTATTGATTTTAATCTGTTCCTGCCAGGTATCTGACTTTTTTACATAGGCATTGACGGCCTGCTGTAAGCTCATATCCTGCTGCTGATCTTTATCCCGAATCTGATCCTGAATCACCAGTGCCTGTTTACGTTCCATCCACTGGTTCAGCCATGGATCTACCGTATCCAGAGTCTGAATATCCAGTTCGATACAGTTTTTCGTTTCACAAAATGGGAGTGCAATCTTGGCCGGCTGTTCCTGAATATTCAGATAAGGCAATACATCTGCCTTTTCTACTTGCTCAATTTCGACTACCGTATCCTGAGTTTTTGTTTCTGGTTCTGATTTTTTTTGATCGCAGGCGCCCAGCAATAATCCTAAACTGATTGCTGAACTCAGCATGACTGCATTGCTAAGTTTCATATTCCCAAGCAAATTTGAAAAGATAAGTGAATGTAGCACAAAATAAAACAGCTTCCTGAGAAGCTGTTTTATTTTTAAATCATTTTATTACTTAGTGTTCACGGGTATTGCGGAACACGATGTCGGGGTAACGTTCCTGCATCAGTTGCAAGTTCACGCGACTTGGTGCCAGATAAGTCAGATGTCCACCACCATCGACAGACAACTGGTCATGGGCTTTTTTCTTGAATTCGTTAAATTTCTTCTCATCATCACAAGATACCCAACGCACGGTATTAATGCTGACTGGCTCATACACACAGTCAACTTTGTATTCTTCTTTCAGACGATATGCAACCACTTCGAACTGCAGCACACCCACAGCACCAACGATCAGGTCATTGTTGTGTTGCGGCATGAAGACCTGAGTTGCGCCCTCTTCGGAAAGCTCTTTCAGACCTTTTTGAAGCTGTTTAGATTTTAATGGATCTTTCAGACGTACACGACGGAACATTTCCG encodes:
- a CDS encoding efflux transporter outer membrane subunit, with the translated sequence MQMTLTKLASALLLGSSLVGCAAVVKTPYEQPSVAVPGSFQNNTALSKQIYDEVLADQWWTLFKDPQLNALVGDVLTRNSNLAVAGINLQQTRIQARQTQSQQGVRIGDAGLTTRRSFELEGGDSSSSLGVNFPGLSYELDLFGKLANQTEASRWEALATEQDLQATAQSLIGTTAQLYWQLAYLNERYSVVQQNLATAQKTYDLVRVQYRAGAVSGLDLTQAEQAIQSQQSTLSQIEQQRVETRTALAVLMNMPVQQLSIQEPQRLPNIALPTIAAGLPASLLSRRPDLNAAELRLRKALANKDANKASYYPSISLTGSLSTGIGTSSSLSDALKNPVATLGAGLTLPFLQWNDMKRDLKVNELEYEKAIIQYRQTIYEAFADVENALSNRTELSKQVELQRRNVELAERTERLTEVRYRNGAIALKNLLDAQETTRNARLSLVQTRQNQYNAYVTLMQALGGSPIKQLP
- a CDS encoding tetratricopeptide repeat protein, with translation MWFLLVLILGIVALGIWMWKRPDPVTRDQARAVQHDLWIEQIEAQLKLADRLSSDAYQPNYERGYQIYQDLAQQQEIPQAYVGMGLMQLKGLGRPQSIENAISLLENAFRLGSDEAAYHLGQIYDADRYQHQDTDKALYWYRHAVARGNLEAQYRITELSEPTQDAAEQHRLQLLIQNADQGHAGSQYQVAQHYLAEGTAQDLSLGIHNLFLAAQQDHLEATKQIAKLYAEGNILPQDQTQALRFIKQSINLGDQEGLYDYYAGVLLGTIDVDQRQRILQHLQQQSYEHKDAQAKTLLGLAYFHGWFVEKNETMAFRYWSEAANIQFPQALSVIAALYYESYLVADEPEKAFSLYQVAAEIEPNDFYSQMGLALCYLHGIGTAKDTAKATHIIQQVALQHWNIAAQSEADLVYVVGRFYSLPEYPLPNREKAIQYLNQAVSKGSAEAAWYLYQALSGQYPVFAIDEDQAKRYLHQAAQLGHAQAQAQLGIMYLKGQDVAQGIALGLNYLKQAAEQKNAMAMNALGEAMEQGVGIDANMDQAIQLYRKAAAQVNADAYSHLGRVYTKGIGVERDVITARAWLEKGSLLGHAASQEQLNNLNAYLQMNNKLA
- a CDS encoding ThiF family adenylyltransferase → MTDLLQDDEYDRRFAGVAKIYGDDSFHHYENSHVMVIGIGGVGSWAVEALARTGIGELTIVDMDVVAASNINRQLPAMTTTLGREKIEIMAERCRAINPRIKVNLIDDYLTPENVKEILAGNPDIILDCIDDVKAKFALMLHCRFNKIPLIVSGGAGGKLDPLKIRVADLSRTEQDPMLAKLRAQLRAKGICKKPKEKFGITCVYSIDNPFSSADVCPSAGLRCGGYGSAVVVTSSFAMVAVSEVLKKLDMKRAKA
- the orn gene encoding oligoribonuclease translates to MSSTPDSRLIWIDLEMTGLDTDNDQIIEIATIVTDDNLNILAEGPVLAIHQSPILLNAMDEWNTRQHGQSGLIERVRRSKLTARDAELQTLEFLKKWVNPKTSPMCGNSICQDRRFMHRLMPELEQFFHYRNLDVSSVKELAKRWRPEIMGGLKKNASHLAMDDIRDSIAELKYYREYFFIMNKD
- the rsgA gene encoding ribosome small subunit-dependent GTPase A, producing MALIRKRRLTEQQQRRIQKQHKTRQEEIDTSQDLEGLVVQHYGRQLEVQALSVPEQHPEKPVVADGEPEPFWKEIELGSVWRCHTRTNLELLVTGDRVKWQADPNTGLGIITAIHPRKSLLTRPDRYHKVKPVAANISLIVIVFAPLPEPAPGLIDRYLVACADAEIPALLVLNKSDLLKDNDPILDLLKEYENLGYEVMQTQSDGDLTELSARLNEETVAFVGQSGVGKSTLINAIVPDAAQKTNIISENSALGQHTTTSTRLISFGDGAALIDSPGIREFGLWHLPLDKVQTGFPEIENLLGHCQFRNCTHKHEKQCALRQAASSGEILPRRLDSYLRLIDEITEAQQKN
- a CDS encoding rhodanese-like domain-containing protein gives rise to the protein MERWFEFMGNHPFLFGALAALVVLFFIIEGQRNGRKISPQSLGILVKAKNAMLIDLRDAKDFREGHISGSRNIPYSQITKHVEELKTADRPLVFICNLGQVAGTALQQVGHADAYRLDGGISNWKAQGLPLVKSK
- the grxC gene encoding glutaredoxin 3; protein product: MAEVIIYSTTVCPYCVRAKQLLERKGVEYKEINLSKEDPQVRLDLMQRTNHRTVPQIFINEQFIGGFDQLYALEREGKLDELLA
- the secB gene encoding protein-export chaperone SecB, which translates into the protein MSEEQQAQPQLALERIYTKDISFEVPGAQVFTKQWQPELNINLSSSAEKIDPTHFEVALKVVVQANNEGDTAFIVDVTQAGIFLIDSVEEERLPYILGAYCPNILFPFLREAVNDLVTKGSFPQLLLTPINFDAEFEANMQRAQATAVEGQA
- a CDS encoding cytochrome b562, with amino-acid sequence MLRILSLTILCLLGGTMNSSVMAKSLRMDMYALNSNYKTFQNTTDPKVALDALEKMNQAALDAQKTSPKSLKKASPEDPQLYSYHSLLNQLISELKQAQALTEAGQLEQAKQSVEKIDAIKKQGHQNFK
- a CDS encoding enoyl-ACP reductase FabI, coding for MAQGLLAGKRFLIAGIASKLSIAFGIAQALHREGAELAFTYPNEKLKKRVDDFAAQFGSELVFPCDVAVDAEIDNAFAELAKHWDGLDGVVHSIGFAPAHTLDGDFTDVTDREGFKIAHDISAYSFIAMARAAKPLLAARQGCLLTLTYQGSERVMPNYNVMGLAKASLEAGVRYLASSLGAEGIRVNAISAGPIRTLAASGIKSFRKMLDLNEKVAPLKRNVTIEDVGNAALFLCSPWANGITGEIMYVDAGYNTVGMSAELMLDAE